The Halopelagius inordinatus genome contains a region encoding:
- a CDS encoding heavy-metal-associated domain-containing protein, with protein sequence MERKTISVTGMSCNGCEQNVETALRNLDGVSRVEADHEADTVDVVLEDGVADGDVNAAIEQAGYDVKA encoded by the coding sequence ATGGAGCGAAAGACGATCTCCGTCACCGGGATGTCGTGCAACGGGTGCGAACAGAACGTGGAGACCGCCCTGCGAAACCTCGACGGTGTGAGTCGAGTCGAGGCCGACCACGAAGCTGACACGGTCGACGTGGTTCTCGAGGATGGAGTCGCAGACGGCGACGTGAACGCGGCAATCGAACAGGCTGGCTACGACGTAAAGGCTTAA